One window of Vitis riparia cultivar Riparia Gloire de Montpellier isolate 1030 chromosome 5, EGFV_Vit.rip_1.0, whole genome shotgun sequence genomic DNA carries:
- the LOC117913992 gene encoding protein FAM136A-like produces MNHIAAAEEQLVSERLRRKLNEINLAAQAQLSGVQDHVNFTLQQAYFKCAYECFDRKRKQEEISNCVEHCSVPVVNAQALVENEMAKFQERLNRSLMVCQDKFESAKLQQIRTDAMKDMESCVDQSIQESIKTLPHVVARLKTSLSINE; encoded by the exons ATGAATCACATAGCTGCTGCTGAAGAGCAACTTGTTTCGGAGAGATTGAGGCgaaaattgaatgaaattaacttaGCCGCTCAAGCCCAACTCTCTGGTGTTCAAGATCATGTCAATTTCACTCTACAG CAAGCATACTTCAAATGCGCATACGAGTGCTTCGATAGGAAAAGAAAGCAAGAAGAAATAAGCAACTGTGTTGAACATTGCAGTGTTCCAGTTGTTAATGCTCAAGCTCTGGTTGAGAATGAGATGGCTAAATTTCAA GAAAGGTTGAACAGATCATTGATGGTCTGCCAGGACAAGTTTGAGTCAGCCAAGCTCCAACAGATCAGAACTGATGCCATGAAGGATATGGAGTCATGTGTCGATCAGTCAATTCAAGAAAGCATCAAGACACTGCCACATGTTGTTGCAAGATTGAAGACTTCCCTCTCCATCAATGAATAA